From a region of the Impatiens glandulifera chromosome 4, dImpGla2.1, whole genome shotgun sequence genome:
- the LOC124936645 gene encoding probable xyloglucan endotransglucosylase/hydrolase protein 23 produces the protein MASSCSSSLIMLFFVLSFAFVLSIDVCSGANFNEKVDITWGDGRAKILNNGDLLSLSLDQPSGSGFQSKNQYLFGKIDMQIKLVSGNSAGTVTAYYLKSPGSTWDEIDFEFLGNLSGDPYILHTNVFSQGKGNREQQFYLWFDPTADFHTYSILWNPQRIIFSVDGIPIREFKNAESIGVPYLKNQPMRIYSSLWNADDWATRGGLVKTDWTNAPFTASYRNFNDATACVWSAAAGKSSCSDSSSVSSGNAWLNQQMDTTGQEKMRWVQNNYMVYNYCNDTERFPLGLPAECSLLRA, from the exons atggCTTCTTCTTGTTCATCATCACTAATCATGCTCTTCTTCGTACTAAGCTTCGCTTTCGTTTTGAGTATAGATGTATGCAGCGGCGCAAACTTCAACGAGAAGGTAGACATAACCTGGGGCGACGGCAGAGCAAAAATACTCAACAATGGAGACCTTCTGAGTCTCTCCCTTGATCAGCCCTCCGGCTCCGGTTTTCAGTCCAAGAATCAATACCTCTTCGGTAAAATCGATATGCAGATCAAACTCGTCTCCGGGAACTCCGCAGGCACCGTCACCGCCTACTAC TTGAAATCGCCTGGATCGACTTGGGACGAAATAGATTTCGAATTCTTGGGGAATCTGAGCGGCGACCCTTACATTCTTCACACCAATGTGTTCAGTCAAGGAAAAGGAAACAGAGAGCAGCAATTCTACCTCTGGTTCGATCCAACAGCAGATTTCCACACCTATTCAATCTTATGGAACCCACAACGAATTAT ATTCTCAGTCGACGGAATACCCATTAGGGAATTCAAGAACGCAGAGTCCATCGGCGTTCCCTACTTAAAGAACCAGCCTATGAGGATCTATTCAAGCCTATGGAACGCCGATGATTGGGCAACCAGAGGTGGACTTGTCAAGACGGATTGGACCAACGCTCCATTCACCGCCTCTTACCGCAATTTCAACGACGCCACCGCCTGCGTCTGGTCCGCTGCCGCCGGAAAGTCGTCTTGCAGCGACTCGTCCTCCGTCTCAAGTGGCAATGCCTGGCTCAATCAGCAGATGGACACGACCGGCCAAGAGAAGATGAGATGGGTGCAGAACAACTACATGGTTTATAATTACTGCAATGACACCGAGAGGTTCCCTTTAGGGTTGCCGGCTGAATGTTCCTTATTAAGGGCATAA